A genome region from Magnolia sinica isolate HGM2019 chromosome 8, MsV1, whole genome shotgun sequence includes the following:
- the LOC131253914 gene encoding chitinase 2-like, producing the protein MVSTFLLSFLILSQALLLTLSPSQAAPNSKLFREYIGAEFKNIKFSDVPINPSVDFHFLLSFAIDYTTDSPSPTNGKFNIFWDSDNLSPSQVHSIKANHPNVKVGLSLGGDSVGSGKAFFTPSSVDTWVGNAVSSLTEIIKQYGLDGIDIDYEHFKADPNTFAECIGRLVTTLKRNGVISFASIAPFDDETVQSHYLALWRKYGKFIDYVNFQFYAYDKGTTVSQFLDYFNTQSSNYAGGKVLVSFSTDGTSGGLSPEQGFFTACSRLRSQGKLHGIFVWSADDSKGNGFRHEQRSQALLAGGQ; encoded by the coding sequence ATGGTTTCCAcctttctcctttcctttctcaTCCTCTCTCAAGCTCTCCTCCTCACTCTCTCACCATCCCAAGCAGCCCCAAATTCCAAGCTCTTCCGTGAATACATCGGCGCCGAATTCAAAAACATCAAGTTCTCCGACGTCCCCATAAATCCGTCCGTCGATTTCCACTTCCTTCTCTCCTTCGCTATCGACTACACCACAGATTCTCCCTCCCCAACCAACGGAAAATTCAACATCTTCTGGGACTCCGATAACCTTAGCCCCTCCCAAGTCCATTCGATCAAAGCCAACCATCCGAACGTGAAGGTGGGCCTTAGTCTAGGAGGTGATAGCGTGGGGTCCGGCAAAGCTTTCTTCACCCCGTCTTCAGTAGACACTTGGGTCGGCAATGCAGTTTCGTCGCTCACCGAAATCATAAAACAGTATGGCTTGGATGGTATTGACATCGATTATGAACACTTCAAGGCCGACCCCAACACATTTGCAGAGTGCATCGGACGGCTTGTGACGACTCTCAAACGAAATGGGGTAATCTCATTTGCATCGATAGCACCTTTCGATGACGAGACAGTTCAAAGCCATTACTTAGCTTTGTGGAGGAAATACGGGAAATTTATAGACTATGTTAACTTCCAATTCTATGCGTACGATAAGGGGACCACTGTATCGCAATTTTTGGACTACTTCAATACCCAAAGCTCTAATTATGCGGGCGGTAAGGTTCTAGTGAGTTTTAGTACCGATGGGACTAGTGGCGGATTGTCTCCGGAACAGGGTTTCTTCACTGCATGTAGTAGGCTAAGGAGCCAGGGCAAGCTTCATGGGATTTTTGTATGGTCCGCCGACGATTCGAAGGGGAATGGTTTCCGTCATGAGCAGCGATCGCAGGCCTTGTTGGCGGGTGGACAATGA